A single Aspergillus chevalieri M1 DNA, chromosome 3, nearly complete sequence DNA region contains:
- a CDS encoding La domain family (COG:J,O;~EggNog:ENOG410PN86;~InterPro:IPR006630,IPR036390,IPR036388;~PFAM:PF05383), whose amino-acid sequence MAATFSYAQAAKGLPATQSPASKPEEQNTDSSAQANEAPATTETDAPAEAEKTIAPSDKEAEPAAAANANQTISGMSSPSVANSSTTAPKDEDSNTVNGSSESTWDKQSQVSGAEKPTEEANEKKDEKKDEKKDEKKDVPPKELKAAPLPSVNVWQQRKEAQEAKAKAVAASKPASSKTGASKTASAASSTTGEPQQELPKAALKKKGADGAPDGAKRNKADGAKGRDEDVPPVADASMWPTPQVAQGEEKKKAQEKLEKADKTEKTEKSAGGRHGKEKWMPVPYVPSAVFNTPLPTAGARRGGRVARGGREAGRHGPHGAAAAAAAAEKTASNQASQGAAKQTASEPNTSRANSFPSKRSNSAEAPVGAPDSRKGADRSRGPKGADETNVGKQVNGDSFPRHGKGFSRNHESAHKGDRTPLSVDPQARNGVTQDRRFENGPKSADFGGFHADRENHHHNHHRERGDSRPERGRGGSHRGRGGHSGHGSQAPFYNPMQHSFVHPKSFGYNKSMNNRVPLRSPSLPNSAMYGVYPFPADINTMYAAYQPMPAGPMTAFPYQPYMEPFSLMSMISMQLEYYFSVDNLCKDLFLRKHMDSQGFVALNFISNFKRIKTLTEDYELLRHVSRQLRNVEHYIGEDGVDRLRPREHWAQWVFPIDQRDPSAQSEGPPPSRVENSPAQNHVEGAVNGVSHHHSLPNGTSKTSLSSAAPEFSPSKPVAPQNEVANAN is encoded by the exons ATGGCCGCCACATTTTCCTACGCCCAAGCAGCAAAGGGCTTGCCGGCAACACAATCGCCCGCCTCGAAACCTGAGGAGCAAAATACCGATTCCAGTGCGCAAGCGAACGAGGCCCCTGCGACTACCGAAACGGATGCTCCTGCTGAGGCAGAGAAGACCATCGCCCCTAGTGACAAGGAAGCGGAACCCGCTGCGGCCGCCAACGCCAACCAGACCATCTCCGGGATGTCCTCTCCCAGTGTTGCCAACTCGTCCACCACCGCACCAAAGGACGAAGACTCGAATACAGTGAACGGTTCCTCGGAGTCGACATGGGACAAGCAGTCCCAAGTATCAGGAGCTGAGAAGCCCACAGAAGAGGCcaatgagaagaaggatgagaagaaggatgagaagaaggatgagaagaaggatgtcCCACCAAAGGAGCTCAAGGCAGCCCCTCTGCCCTCTGTCAATGTTTGGcagcaaagaaaagaagcacAAGAGGCCAAGGCCAAAGCTGTGGCGGCTTCGAAACCCGCTTCTAGCAAGACTGGTGCTTCCAAGACTGCATCAGCGGCGTCTTCGACAACGGGCGAACCCCAGCAGGAGCTGCCCAAAGcagcattgaagaagaagggagcAGATGGCGCGCCTGACGGTGCTAAGCGGAATAAGGCTGATGGAGCCAAGGGCCGCGATGAGG ATGTACCTCCAGTGGCCGATGCTTCGATGTGGCCCACACCCCAGGTTGCCCAGggtgaggagaagaagaaggctcaGGAGAAGCTCGAAAAGGCCGACAAGACTGAAAAGACCGAGAAGAGCGCTGGTGGCCGCCATGGCAAGGAGAAATGGATGCCCGTTCCCTACGTGCCCAGCGCAGTCTTCAACACCCCGCTTCCGACTGCTGGTGCTCGCAGAGGTGGCCGTGTCGCACGAGGTGGAAGGGAGGCTGGTCGTCACGGTCCTCATGGcgccgctgccgccgccgccgccgccgagAAGACTGCTTCGAACCAAGCCTCTCAGGGTGCCGCCAAGCAGACGGCTTCCGAGCCCAACACTAGCCGGGCCAACTCTTTCCCTTCGAAACGATCCAACAGCGCTGAGGCTCCTGTCGGTGCTCCCGACTCGCGCAAGGGCGCTGACCGGAGCCGTGGCCCCAAGGGAGCGGACGAGACAAACGTTGGCAAGCAGGTCAACGGAGACTCATTCCCCCGTCATGGCAAGGGTTTCTCGAGAAACCATGAGTCTGCCCACAAGGGTGACAGGACTCCTCTGTCCGTTGATCCCCAGGCCCGCAATGGTGTGACCCAGGACCGCCGCTTTGAGAATGGACCCAAGTCCGCTGACTTTGGTGGTTTCCACGCCGATCGCGagaaccaccaccacaaccaccaccgGGAGCGTGGTGACTCGCGTCCCGAGCGCGGACGGGGTGGTTCTCACCGGGGACGCGGTGGCCACTCGGGACATGGCTCGCAAGCCCCCTTCTACAACCCGATGCAGCACTCCTTCGTTCACCCCAAGTCGTTTGGTTACAACAAGAGCATGAACAACCGCGTTCCTTTGCGGTCTCCCTCGCTGCCTAACTCGGCTATGTATGGTGTCTACCCCTTCCCTGCCGACATCAACACCATGTATGCCGCCTATCAGCCTATGCCCGCCGGCCCCATGACGGCATTCCCCTACCAGCCATACATGGAGCCTTTCTCTCTTATGAGCATGATTTCGATGCAACT TGAATACTACTTCTCCGTTGACAACCTGTGCAAGGACTTGTTCCTCCGGAAGCACATGGACTCGCAAGGATTCGTTGCATTGAACTTCATTTCCAACTTCAAGCGGATCAAGACTCTGACCGAGGACTATGAACTCCTTCGCCACGTCTCGCGTCAACTTCGCAATGTCGAGCACTACATCGGCGAAGACGGCGTCGACCGATTGCGCCCAAGAGAGCACTGGGCGCAGTGGGTTTTCCCGATTGACCAGCGTGACCCCTCTGCTCAGAGCGAAGGACCCCCTCCGTCGCGAGTTGAGAACTCGCCGGCCCAGAACCACGTCGAGGGAGCTGTTAACGGTGTGAGCCACCACCATTCGTTGCCAAATGGCACTTCGAAAACATCTTTATCCTCGGCGGCCCCGGAGTTCTCGCCTTCCAAGCCTGTGGCCCCGCAGAATGAGGTTGCAAAT GCGAACTAA